The following are encoded together in the Cicer arietinum cultivar CDC Frontier isolate Library 1 chromosome 2, Cicar.CDCFrontier_v2.0, whole genome shotgun sequence genome:
- the LOC101492037 gene encoding RNA-binding KH domain-containing protein RCF3 isoform X2, giving the protein MGGQRSNYGKRPRSQSDYDGGGNKRRNGGDDREQFVIDKDDTVFRYLCPGRKIGSIIGRGGEIVKQLRVETKAKIRIGETVPGCDERVVTVYSSSDETNALDDGGKHVSPAEDALFKIHDRVVAEDLHSDQEDEAGPQVTAKLLVPSDQIGCVLGKGGQIVQSIRNETGAQIRILKDEHVPPCALSSDELVQISGDAAVVKKALHQIASRLHLNPSRTQHLLASAVPGVYPPSGGSLLGPTAGPPIVGIAPPFGPYGGYKGDTGDWPRSMYSAPRDETSIKDFSVRLVCPTGNIGGVIGKGGGIINQIRQDSGATIKVDSSAKGDECLITISTKEFFEETFSPTIEAAVRLQPRCSEKIERDSGIISFTTRLLVSSSRIGCLIGKGGSIITEMRRLTKSNIRILSKENLPKIASEDDEMVQISGDLDVAKDALVHVLTRLRANLFDREGAAMSGFLPVLPYLPPSADVSDGLSYDSRDSRRHGRGHSYSSGYGGSSDLAAGDTYGSYGGSQLAGGSAYGAYESYSLGRNSCLVRAVFLGGETMLTKLDWSPLPRCVKPAACLLPKPEDQMNQDLTNLRPTLTHLLRGPNLCGAY; this is encoded by the exons ATGGGTGGTCAAAGAAGTAACTATGGTAAGCGTCCTCGATCTCAATCGGACTATGACGGTGGAGGAAATAAAAGGAGGAATGGAGGTGATGATAGGGAGCAGTTTGTGATTGATAAGGATGATACTGTTTTTCGTTATTTGTGCCCCGGCCGAAAGATTGGTAGTATCATTGGTAGGGGTGGTGAGATTGTTAAGCAATTGAGGGTAGAAACTAAGGCCAAAATTAGGATTGGTGAGACTGTACCAGGTTGTGATGAGCGTGTTGTTACTGTCTATAGTTCTAGTGATGAGACTAATGCTCTTGATGATGGTGGTAAGCATGTGTCACCTGCCGAGGATGCGCTGTTTAAGATTCATGATAGAGTGGTTGCTGAAGATTTACACAGTGATCAGGAGGATGAAGCTGGTCCCCAAGTGACTGCTAAGCTGTTGGTTCCGTCTGATCAGATAGGTTGTGTTCTTGGAAAAGGTGGTCAGATAGTTCAGAGCATACGTAATGAAACTGGGGCTCAGATTCGTATACTTAAGGACGAACATGTGCCTCCATGTGCCTTGAGCTCTGATGAGCTTGTGCAG ATTTCTGGGGATGCTGCAGTTGTGAAAAAGGCTTTGCATCAAATTGCATCTCGACTTCATCTTAACCCTTCACGAACTCAGCATTTGCTTGCTTCTGCTGTTCCTGGTGTATATCCTCCCAGTGGTGGTTCACTCTTGGGTCCAACTGCAGGACCTCCGATTGTGGGGATTGCTCCTCCTTTTGGTCCTTATGGGGGATATAAAGGTGACACTGGTGACTGGCCACGATCAATGTACTCGGCCCCAAGGGATGAAACATCTATCAAGGATTTTTCAGTTCGATTGGTTTGTCCAACTGGAAACATTGGAGGTGTGATAGGGAAAGGTGGTGgcataataaatcaaattagGCAGGACTCTGGGGCAACAATCAAAGTTGATAGTTCTGCAAAAGGAGATGAATGCTTAATAACCATTTCAACAAAAGAG TTCTTTGAAGAAACTTTCTCTCCAACAATAGAAGCAGCTGTGCGTTTGCAACCTCGATGCAGCGAAAAAATTGAAAGAGATTCTGGAATCATCTCTTTCACTACCCGTCTGTTGGTATCATCATCACGAATTGGTTGCCTTATTGGTAAAGGAGGATCTATTATAACTGAGATGAGGAGGCTTACAAAATCTAACATTCGCATACTGTCAAAGGAAAATCTTCCTAAAATTGCTTCCGAAGATGATGAAATGGTGCAG ATTTCAGGAGACCTGGATGTTGCTAAAGATGCTCTTGTGCATGTCCTTACACGATTGAGAGCAAACCTTTTTGATAGAGAGGGAGCTGCTATGTCTGGATTCCTTCCAGTGCTACCATATCTTCCTCCTTCAGCAGATGTCTCAGATGGTCTAAGCTATGACAGTAGAGATAGCAGAAGACATGGACGCGGACATTCATATTCAAGTGGGTATGGAGGCTCAAGCGATTTAGCAGCTGGCGACACTTATGGAAGCTATGGTGGTTCTCAG CTTGCTGGAGGCAGTGCTTATGGGGCCTATGAAAGTTATTCTTTGGGACGGAATA GTTGCCTAGTCAGAGCAGTGTTTCTAGGAGGAGAAACCATGCTTACTAAACTTGATTGGTCTCCACTG CCGAGATGTGTGAAGCCCGCAGCCTGCCTACTGCCTAAACCAGAAGACCAGATGAACCAGGATTTGACAAATTTAAGGCCTACCTTGACGCATCTACTTAGGGGACCAAACTTATGTGGAGCCTATTAA
- the LOC101492037 gene encoding RNA-binding KH domain-containing protein RCF3 isoform X1 yields the protein MGGQRSNYGKRPRSQSDYDGGGNKRRNGGDDREQFVIDKDDTVFRYLCPGRKIGSIIGRGGEIVKQLRVETKAKIRIGETVPGCDERVVTVYSSSDETNALDDGGKHVSPAEDALFKIHDRVVAEDLHSDQEDEAGPQVTAKLLVPSDQIGCVLGKGGQIVQSIRNETGAQIRILKDEHVPPCALSSDELVQISGDAAVVKKALHQIASRLHLNPSRTQHLLASAVPGVYPPSGGSLLGPTAGPPIVGIAPPFGPYGGYKGDTGDWPRSMYSAPRDETSIKDFSVRLVCPTGNIGGVIGKGGGIINQIRQDSGATIKVDSSAKGDECLITISTKEFFEETFSPTIEAAVRLQPRCSEKIERDSGIISFTTRLLVSSSRIGCLIGKGGSIITEMRRLTKSNIRILSKENLPKIASEDDEMVQISGDLDVAKDALVHVLTRLRANLFDREGAAMSGFLPVLPYLPPSADVSDGLSYDSRDSRRHGRGHSYSSGYGGSSDLAAGDTYGSYGGSQLAGGSAYGAYESYSLGRNSTAWLPSQSSVSRRRNHAY from the exons ATGGGTGGTCAAAGAAGTAACTATGGTAAGCGTCCTCGATCTCAATCGGACTATGACGGTGGAGGAAATAAAAGGAGGAATGGAGGTGATGATAGGGAGCAGTTTGTGATTGATAAGGATGATACTGTTTTTCGTTATTTGTGCCCCGGCCGAAAGATTGGTAGTATCATTGGTAGGGGTGGTGAGATTGTTAAGCAATTGAGGGTAGAAACTAAGGCCAAAATTAGGATTGGTGAGACTGTACCAGGTTGTGATGAGCGTGTTGTTACTGTCTATAGTTCTAGTGATGAGACTAATGCTCTTGATGATGGTGGTAAGCATGTGTCACCTGCCGAGGATGCGCTGTTTAAGATTCATGATAGAGTGGTTGCTGAAGATTTACACAGTGATCAGGAGGATGAAGCTGGTCCCCAAGTGACTGCTAAGCTGTTGGTTCCGTCTGATCAGATAGGTTGTGTTCTTGGAAAAGGTGGTCAGATAGTTCAGAGCATACGTAATGAAACTGGGGCTCAGATTCGTATACTTAAGGACGAACATGTGCCTCCATGTGCCTTGAGCTCTGATGAGCTTGTGCAG ATTTCTGGGGATGCTGCAGTTGTGAAAAAGGCTTTGCATCAAATTGCATCTCGACTTCATCTTAACCCTTCACGAACTCAGCATTTGCTTGCTTCTGCTGTTCCTGGTGTATATCCTCCCAGTGGTGGTTCACTCTTGGGTCCAACTGCAGGACCTCCGATTGTGGGGATTGCTCCTCCTTTTGGTCCTTATGGGGGATATAAAGGTGACACTGGTGACTGGCCACGATCAATGTACTCGGCCCCAAGGGATGAAACATCTATCAAGGATTTTTCAGTTCGATTGGTTTGTCCAACTGGAAACATTGGAGGTGTGATAGGGAAAGGTGGTGgcataataaatcaaattagGCAGGACTCTGGGGCAACAATCAAAGTTGATAGTTCTGCAAAAGGAGATGAATGCTTAATAACCATTTCAACAAAAGAG TTCTTTGAAGAAACTTTCTCTCCAACAATAGAAGCAGCTGTGCGTTTGCAACCTCGATGCAGCGAAAAAATTGAAAGAGATTCTGGAATCATCTCTTTCACTACCCGTCTGTTGGTATCATCATCACGAATTGGTTGCCTTATTGGTAAAGGAGGATCTATTATAACTGAGATGAGGAGGCTTACAAAATCTAACATTCGCATACTGTCAAAGGAAAATCTTCCTAAAATTGCTTCCGAAGATGATGAAATGGTGCAG ATTTCAGGAGACCTGGATGTTGCTAAAGATGCTCTTGTGCATGTCCTTACACGATTGAGAGCAAACCTTTTTGATAGAGAGGGAGCTGCTATGTCTGGATTCCTTCCAGTGCTACCATATCTTCCTCCTTCAGCAGATGTCTCAGATGGTCTAAGCTATGACAGTAGAGATAGCAGAAGACATGGACGCGGACATTCATATTCAAGTGGGTATGGAGGCTCAAGCGATTTAGCAGCTGGCGACACTTATGGAAGCTATGGTGGTTCTCAG CTTGCTGGAGGCAGTGCTTATGGGGCCTATGAAAGTTATTCTTTGGGACGGAATAGTACTGCTTG GTTGCCTAGTCAGAGCAGTGTTTCTAGGAGGAGAAACCATGCTTACTAA
- the LOC101492811 gene encoding uncharacterized protein: MKQNMMALLIGLIGASFTLLAYTQTFIQPSQCIAIGLLVLMLGLLVGEGFISF, from the coding sequence ATGAAGCAGAACATGATGGCACTTCTTATCGGGTTAATAGGTGCATCATTTACCTTACTTGCTTACACACAAACCTTCATACAACCAAGTCAATGCATAGCAATTGGTCTCTTAGTTCTCATGTTGGGATTGCTTGTAGGAGAAGgttttatatctttttaa